A window from Vulcanimicrobium alpinum encodes these proteins:
- a CDS encoding fluoride efflux transporter FluC — protein MTWQAAGWVALGGAIGSVLRWAAIVLAAQRFGVSFPWGTLLVNVAGSFAIGAIAEWGAGGVLGVTPTSGCSSRPGSSAASPPFRPSRSKR, from the coding sequence GTGACGTGGCAAGCGGCGGGCTGGGTCGCCCTGGGCGGAGCGATCGGTTCGGTGCTGCGCTGGGCTGCGATCGTCCTCGCCGCCCAGCGGTTCGGGGTGAGCTTTCCGTGGGGGACCCTGCTCGTCAATGTCGCCGGTTCGTTCGCGATCGGCGCGATCGCCGAGTGGGGCGCCGGCGGCGTCCTGGGCGTCACGCCGACGTCCGGCTGTTCGTCGCGACCGGGATCCTCGGCGGCTTCACCACCTTTTCGACCTTCTCGCTCGAAGCGCTGA
- a CDS encoding DUF190 domain-containing protein: MQAIVTITRVSFFAIVVFSGGLRDAGKHEENGRGVRSEYGVYHRVGLVSTEAARVPLAGPAKLLRVVIGEADRAGHRPLYAALVECLKGAGIAGATVLRGVEGYGGHATVHAARILDLSSDLPMVVEAVDTPERIAAVLPAVRALVREGLVTLQDVEVVALSPSAPAP; encoded by the coding sequence GTGCAGGCCATCGTCACCATTACGCGGGTCTCTTTTTTCGCCATCGTGGTGTTCTCGGGTGGGCTCCGGGACGCCGGGAAACATGAAGAAAACGGACGCGGGGTCCGTTCCGAATATGGAGTTTATCACAGGGTCGGCCTTGTGTCCACCGAAGCAGCGCGCGTGCCCCTTGCCGGACCGGCCAAGCTGCTGCGCGTCGTGATCGGCGAGGCCGACCGCGCCGGCCATCGCCCGCTCTACGCCGCCCTCGTCGAATGCCTCAAGGGCGCCGGAATCGCCGGCGCCACCGTGCTACGTGGGGTCGAGGGGTACGGCGGTCACGCGACCGTCCACGCCGCGCGGATCCTCGACTTGAGCAGCGATCTGCCGATGGTGGTCGAGGCCGTCGATACGCCGGAGCGGATCGCCGCGGTCCTCCCGGCGGTGCGCGCGTTGGTCCGCGAGGGCCTGGTCACGCTTCAGGACGTCGAGGTCGTCGCGCTCTCCCCGAGCGCACCTGCGCCGTGA
- the rplA gene encoding 50S ribosomal protein L1, whose translation MRKHGKRFNNIVAAFDRDALYAPADAAAIVKKNATAKFNETVEIHIKLGVDPKKSDQNVRGTVNLPHGTGRSVRVIAFAKGDAARAAEAAGADVVGEADLIERVKGGFADFDVAVATPDMMPSIGKELGRILAQKMPNPKSGTVTPNIGNAVREIKSGKVEYRLDKTGIVHTIVGKASFDEAQLAENLATLLDAIVRAKPSAAKGTYLKSITLTSTMGPGVKVDPARIKATATTA comes from the coding sequence ATGCGCAAGCACGGCAAGCGTTTCAACAACATCGTCGCCGCTTTCGATCGCGACGCGCTCTACGCGCCCGCCGACGCCGCCGCGATCGTGAAGAAGAACGCGACCGCCAAGTTTAACGAAACGGTCGAGATTCACATCAAGCTCGGCGTCGATCCGAAGAAGTCGGATCAGAACGTCCGCGGCACCGTCAATCTTCCGCACGGCACCGGCCGCAGCGTGCGCGTGATCGCGTTTGCGAAGGGCGATGCCGCGCGTGCGGCGGAAGCCGCAGGCGCCGACGTCGTCGGTGAAGCCGATCTGATCGAGCGCGTCAAAGGCGGCTTCGCCGACTTCGACGTCGCCGTCGCGACGCCGGATATGATGCCGTCGATCGGTAAGGAACTCGGGCGCATCCTCGCGCAGAAGATGCCGAATCCGAAGTCCGGTACCGTGACGCCGAACATCGGCAACGCGGTGCGGGAGATCAAGAGCGGCAAGGTCGAGTATCGTCTCGACAAGACCGGGATCGTTCACACGATCGTGGGCAAGGCGTCGTTCGACGAAGCGCAGCTCGCCGAGAACTTGGCGACGCTGCTCGACGCGATCGTGCGCGCGAAGCCGTCCGCCGCGAAGGGGACGTATCTCAAGTCGATCACGCTCACCTCGACGATGGGGCCGGGCGTCAAGGTCGACCCCGCCCGCATCAAAGCGACCGCCACCACGGCATAG
- the secE gene encoding preprotein translocase subunit SecE translates to MRTQDFVRGVIAEMKRVTWPSRDEWVSATLLTIALVVGVGLFTAGCDWLFGVIFGWLTGGSR, encoded by the coding sequence GTGCGCACGCAGGATTTCGTGCGCGGCGTGATCGCCGAGATGAAGCGCGTGACGTGGCCTTCTCGCGACGAGTGGGTCAGCGCGACGCTGCTGACGATCGCGCTGGTCGTGGGCGTCGGCTTGTTTACGGCCGGCTGCGATTGGCTCTTCGGCGTGATCTTCGGTTGGCTGACCGGAGGATCGCGTTGA
- the nusG gene encoding transcription termination/antitermination protein NusG — protein sequence MDQDQASALVTEDESVPAAPAQKKQDDRKKWYVIHTYSGYENKVKANLERRIHSMNMQDKIFRVLVPMEDEVEFKDGKRKITPKKVFPGYVLVEMDMDDGSWYVVRNTSGVTGFVGSPGSGEKPVPLQEKEVKTILKQMGIETPKLKIDFAKGDRIKVTSGPFFDFTGIVDDIQPEKEKVRALISIFGRETPVELEFYQIEKV from the coding sequence ATGGATCAGGATCAAGCATCGGCGCTCGTCACCGAAGACGAGTCCGTGCCCGCGGCGCCCGCACAGAAGAAGCAGGACGATCGCAAGAAGTGGTACGTGATCCACACGTACTCGGGTTACGAGAACAAGGTCAAAGCCAACCTCGAGCGCCGCATCCACTCGATGAACATGCAGGACAAGATCTTCCGCGTGCTCGTCCCGATGGAGGACGAGGTCGAGTTCAAAGACGGCAAGCGCAAGATCACGCCGAAGAAAGTCTTTCCGGGCTACGTGCTCGTCGAGATGGACATGGACGACGGATCGTGGTACGTCGTGCGCAACACGTCCGGCGTCACCGGGTTCGTCGGCTCGCCGGGTTCCGGTGAGAAACCGGTCCCTCTGCAAGAAAAAGAAGTGAAGACGATCCTCAAGCAGATGGGCATCGAGACGCCCAAGCTCAAGATCGACTTTGCGAAAGGCGATCGCATCAAGGTCACCTCGGGCCCGTTCTTCGATTTCACCGGAATCGTCGACGACATCCAGCCCGAAAAAGAAAAGGTGCGCGCGCTCATCTCGATCTTCGGCCGCGAGACGCCGGTCGAACTCGAGTTCTATCAGATCGAAAAGGTCTAA
- the rpmG gene encoding 50S ribosomal protein L33 gives MAKKETRVMVTMACTECKRRNYNTFKNKQKTSDRLELSKYCRWCRCHRAHRETK, from the coding sequence ATGGCGAAAAAAGAGACCCGCGTAATGGTGACGATGGCCTGCACCGAGTGCAAGCGTCGCAACTACAACACGTTCAAGAACAAGCAGAAGACCAGCGACCGGCTCGAGTTGAGCAAGTACTGCCGCTGGTGCCGCTGCCACCGCGCCCACCGCGAAACAAAGTAG
- the rplK gene encoding 50S ribosomal protein L11 — protein MAKKVVGKIGLALPAGKATPAPPVGPALGPYSLNIMDFCKQYNDRTKAQEGFIIPVEITVFEDRTFTFITKTPPASFLIKRALGLESGSKEPNRNKVGKLTRSQVAEIAAAKMPDLNANDPAAAAKIVAGTARSMGVEVEA, from the coding sequence GTGGCCAAGAAAGTTGTCGGGAAGATCGGACTCGCTCTTCCCGCCGGGAAGGCGACGCCTGCGCCGCCCGTCGGTCCTGCGTTGGGCCCCTACTCGCTCAACATCATGGACTTCTGCAAGCAGTACAACGACCGGACGAAGGCCCAAGAAGGCTTCATCATCCCGGTCGAGATCACGGTCTTCGAAGACCGCACGTTCACGTTCATCACGAAGACGCCGCCGGCGTCGTTCCTGATCAAGCGTGCGCTCGGGCTCGAGTCCGGGTCGAAAGAGCCCAACCGCAACAAGGTCGGGAAGCTGACCCGCTCGCAAGTCGCGGAGATCGCGGCGGCCAAGATGCCCGATCTCAACGCGAACGATCCCGCTGCGGCCGCAAAGATCGTCGCCGGAACGGCGCGTTCGATGGGCGTCGAGGTGGAAGCCTGA
- a CDS encoding DUF4239 domain-containing protein: protein MTALYGVLAWLLLIVACTLAAAIAVGGLTLVHARFRGIDFVQHNEVGGFIIAVVGTLYAVLVAFVVAIVWQQFEGSESRAGVEAADAATVWHAAAGLPEPLGAQTRGAMVGFARTMIDEEWPAMRHGGESPHAEAAITGTIHAIARFRPADAGEANLQAQLLRSVEDLHDARHQRLQDNKTAISGFQWLVLDLGAIIVIGFCYLFGLQNSVVHRIMTGAVACMIASTFVLIFELDFPFRGDLAVSPEPWQTFLRSIGAL, encoded by the coding sequence GTGACGGCGCTGTATGGGGTTCTGGCCTGGCTTCTGCTGATCGTCGCGTGCACGCTCGCGGCCGCAATCGCGGTCGGCGGACTGACGCTCGTGCACGCGCGCTTCCGCGGCATCGATTTCGTCCAGCACAACGAGGTCGGCGGCTTCATCATCGCCGTCGTCGGAACGCTCTACGCGGTGCTGGTCGCCTTCGTCGTCGCGATCGTGTGGCAGCAGTTCGAGGGCAGCGAATCTCGTGCCGGAGTCGAGGCCGCCGATGCGGCGACGGTGTGGCACGCCGCCGCCGGTCTCCCCGAACCGCTTGGCGCGCAGACGCGCGGCGCGATGGTCGGCTTCGCGCGCACGATGATCGACGAGGAGTGGCCAGCGATGCGCCACGGCGGAGAGAGCCCGCACGCCGAGGCGGCGATCACCGGGACGATCCACGCGATCGCGCGGTTCCGCCCCGCCGACGCCGGCGAAGCGAACCTGCAGGCGCAGCTGCTGCGAAGCGTCGAGGATCTGCACGACGCGCGCCATCAGCGGCTGCAGGACAACAAGACCGCGATCTCCGGATTTCAATGGCTCGTCCTCGATCTCGGCGCGATCATCGTGATCGGGTTCTGCTACCTCTTCGGGCTGCAGAACAGCGTGGTGCACCGCATCATGACGGGTGCGGTTGCGTGCATGATCGCGTCGACGTTCGTGCTGATCTTCGAACTCGACTTTCCGTTCCGCGGCGATCTGGCGGTCTCGCCGGAGCCGTGGCAGACGTTTCTGCGCAGCATCGGCGCGCTGTAG
- a CDS encoding DUF5069 domain-containing protein produces MQRPLVPVLSSSVTGPLGVMHLPRLWLKILLHARGVLPEGYRHGVGGFDEFTTSTLGIDRDAFIAYIETALPDYLALEAWVRANAANLTPEAIAAVNARVSSADLPEPMLSERRARFGLDDPAYTKAVRLNDLDDWAGIHAALVGGA; encoded by the coding sequence ATGCAGCGACCGCTGGTTCCCGTGCTGAGTTCGAGCGTCACCGGCCCGCTGGGCGTGATGCATCTGCCGCGCCTGTGGCTGAAGATTCTGCTGCACGCGCGAGGCGTGCTCCCGGAAGGCTACCGCCACGGCGTCGGCGGTTTCGACGAGTTTACGACCTCGACGCTCGGGATCGACCGCGACGCGTTCATCGCGTACATCGAAACCGCACTGCCCGACTATCTCGCGCTCGAAGCGTGGGTGCGCGCGAACGCGGCGAACCTGACGCCCGAGGCGATCGCCGCCGTCAACGCGCGCGTGAGCAGCGCCGATCTTCCCGAACCGATGCTCTCCGAGCGGCGCGCGCGCTTCGGCCTGGATGACCCCGCCTACACGAAGGCCGTCCGGCTCAACGACCTCGACGACTGGGCCGGCATCCATGCGGCCCTCGTCGGCGGTGCTTAG
- a CDS encoding fluoride efflux transporter FluC gives MGRRRRPGRHADVRLFVATGILGGFTTFSTFSLEALTLARDGSAGLATAYAAGSVALGFAAAYAGTVAARLLAPHA, from the coding sequence GTGGGGCGCCGGCGGCGTCCTGGGCGTCACGCCGACGTCCGGCTGTTCGTCGCGACCGGGATCCTCGGCGGCTTCACCACCTTTTCGACCTTCTCGCTCGAAGCGCTGACGCTCGCGCGCGACGGCTCGGCCGGCTTGGCGACGGCCTACGCGGCGGGAAGCGTGGCGCTCGGTTTCGCCGCCGCGTACGCCGGCACGGTCGCGGCGCGGCTGCTCGCGCCGCACGCCTGA
- a CDS encoding divalent metal cation transporter, protein MSRSRRGPSLPHRGRAAKADEPQHFGAGIVAGASDNDPTTVATLAVIGSTTTYELGWLTLLVIPMLAVIQAIAAQVGVVSKKGLEDCVRAEFGRAWALLALAALLIVNVLTLAADLEGGGAALQLLTHVDYRWWLAPLGALTVGVLVFGNYRGIERVLRYVALLFLTYVAAAFLARPNWGDVLYHSFVPHFDFRAATVSGALALLGTTLTAYAYVWETIEQSEEKPALRRLGLVQVDAALGIVVAGLTFWFILIATGVTLGVHHRSVETAEQAAQALAPVAGRYASLVFAVGLLGSALIAIPVIAGTSAYVASEMFGWRHSLDATFTHARKFYLVLSACVAAAVAIGLAGVPPIKLLYFSGIAGGIATPLTMALMLLVGRSRNVMHQRRIGPWLAAAGWSVTAIVTAATGIYLFQTLTGQGGS, encoded by the coding sequence ATGAGCAGGTCGAGGAGGGGACCGTCGCTTCCGCACCGCGGTCGCGCTGCGAAGGCTGATGAGCCGCAGCACTTCGGCGCGGGGATCGTCGCCGGCGCGTCCGACAACGATCCCACGACGGTGGCGACGCTGGCGGTGATCGGATCGACGACGACCTACGAACTCGGCTGGCTCACGCTGCTCGTCATCCCGATGCTCGCCGTGATTCAAGCGATCGCGGCGCAGGTCGGCGTCGTCTCGAAAAAGGGACTGGAAGATTGCGTGCGCGCCGAGTTCGGCCGCGCGTGGGCGCTCCTGGCGCTGGCGGCGCTGCTGATCGTCAACGTTCTCACGCTCGCCGCCGATCTCGAGGGCGGCGGCGCCGCGCTGCAGCTGCTCACGCACGTCGACTACCGCTGGTGGCTCGCGCCGCTCGGCGCGCTCACCGTCGGCGTGCTCGTCTTCGGCAACTATCGCGGCATCGAACGCGTGCTGCGCTACGTCGCGCTGCTGTTCCTGACGTACGTCGCGGCGGCGTTTCTCGCGCGCCCGAACTGGGGCGACGTGCTGTACCATTCGTTCGTGCCGCACTTCGACTTTCGCGCGGCGACCGTTTCGGGTGCGCTCGCGCTGCTGGGCACGACGCTCACCGCGTACGCGTACGTGTGGGAGACGATCGAACAAAGCGAAGAAAAGCCGGCGCTGCGGCGCTTGGGGCTGGTGCAGGTCGACGCCGCGCTCGGAATCGTCGTCGCCGGACTCACGTTCTGGTTCATCCTGATCGCGACGGGCGTGACGCTCGGCGTTCACCATCGCTCGGTCGAGACGGCCGAACAGGCGGCGCAGGCGCTCGCGCCGGTCGCCGGCCGCTACGCCTCGCTCGTCTTCGCCGTCGGCCTGCTGGGTTCGGCGCTGATCGCGATCCCGGTAATCGCCGGGACCAGCGCGTACGTCGCAAGCGAGATGTTCGGTTGGCGGCACAGCCTCGACGCGACGTTCACGCACGCGCGCAAGTTTTATCTCGTGCTCTCGGCATGCGTCGCCGCCGCCGTCGCGATCGGGCTGGCCGGCGTGCCGCCGATCAAGCTGCTGTACTTCAGCGGGATCGCCGGCGGGATCGCGACGCCGTTGACGATGGCGCTGATGCTGCTCGTCGGGCGCAGCCGCAACGTCATGCACCAGCGCCGCATCGGACCGTGGCTCGCGGCCGCCGGCTGGAGCGTCACGGCGATTGTCACCGCCGCGACGGGGATCTATTTGTTTCAAACGCTCACCGGGCAAGGCGGTTCCTGA
- a CDS encoding HAD-IA family hydrolase: MQALLFDFDGTIAETERNGHRVAYNRAFAECGLDWEWDVARYGELLAVAGGKERMRHFVANERPDAPSGAELDGLIARVYAAKQRHFAALAPVIALRPGVQRLMCEAHAAGVPVAIATTAAPSGVEAVLARDPEVRATVALIAAGDVVAHKKPAPDIYRWALEKLGVSPACAVALEDSAIGLNAARAAGLTTIVTVSEYTAGEEFAGAAAVLSDLGEPGRPAAVLAGAAPAHGVVDLAFLRTLSR, encoded by the coding sequence TTGCAGGCTCTGCTCTTCGATTTCGACGGTACCATCGCGGAGACCGAACGCAACGGACATCGCGTGGCGTACAACCGCGCGTTCGCCGAATGCGGACTCGATTGGGAGTGGGACGTCGCGCGTTACGGTGAACTGCTCGCCGTCGCCGGCGGCAAGGAGCGGATGCGGCACTTCGTCGCGAACGAACGTCCGGATGCGCCGAGCGGGGCGGAACTCGACGGACTCATCGCGCGCGTCTACGCGGCGAAGCAGCGCCACTTTGCCGCGCTCGCTCCCGTGATCGCGCTCCGTCCCGGCGTGCAGCGGCTGATGTGTGAAGCGCATGCGGCAGGCGTTCCGGTCGCGATCGCGACGACCGCGGCGCCGAGCGGCGTCGAGGCGGTACTCGCACGCGATCCGGAGGTGCGCGCGACGGTCGCGCTCATCGCCGCCGGCGACGTCGTGGCGCACAAGAAGCCGGCACCGGACATCTATCGTTGGGCCCTCGAGAAGCTCGGCGTGAGCCCTGCGTGCGCCGTTGCGCTCGAGGACTCGGCGATCGGCTTGAACGCTGCTCGGGCCGCCGGGCTGACGACGATCGTGACCGTCAGCGAGTACACCGCCGGCGAGGAGTTCGCCGGCGCAGCTGCCGTGCTCAGCGATCTGGGCGAACCCGGACGGCCCGCCGCCGTGCTCGCGGGCGCCGCCCCCGCGCACGGCGTGGTCGACCTCGCGTTCTTGCGTACGCTGTCCCGCTGA
- a CDS encoding CPXCG motif-containing cysteine-rich protein produces the protein MPLESDATYACPSCGEINAVGVDPTAGRRQTLVEDCPVCCRPLVFAIVVDADGDALVETVERE, from the coding sequence GTGCCCCTCGAGAGCGACGCAACCTACGCCTGTCCGAGCTGCGGCGAGATCAACGCCGTCGGGGTCGACCCGACTGCGGGGCGCCGCCAAACGCTGGTCGAGGACTGCCCGGTGTGCTGCCGCCCGCTGGTGTTCGCGATCGTCGTCGACGCCGACGGCGATGCGCTCGTCGAAACCGTCGAACGAGAATGA
- a CDS encoding S1 RNA-binding domain-containing protein — MNDTFHAAERPDASSPEGAATPPADDAQPHAGEGVAAPEAHEVPVSAGTAVSEAVEPSAPAESPAGAAAPETEAAALVATPPEPALSPAEPVTEAPAQAHSTETAPAPERQSVPDAAAAPPPPPKPQRPPLTPEQQAANDERRKRAQEAWERVVAAHANGETLTGTVTAAVKGGLLVEVSGIRGFLPASQVRVPAGTAIDTLVKSKVPLKVIDVDNGRRRIVVSHRRAEQDERRAKRADLLKSLQVGQVREGTVVRLADFGAFVDLGGIDGLIPMRELAFERVEKSSDVVKVGETLPVEVLRIEENGKKISLSRKNALPDPWRDHAALLRTGTTVPGKVVDKERGLQVEIAPGVIGSVRESDVNPDDYAIGEEVEVSIRFVDRAKRRIGLTTLPGAAAVPPPTSSGFAPLGIELTARQSQRGKRR, encoded by the coding sequence ATGAACGACACCTTTCACGCCGCCGAGCGCCCCGACGCATCTTCACCGGAAGGCGCCGCAACGCCGCCCGCCGACGACGCGCAGCCGCACGCCGGCGAGGGCGTTGCCGCGCCGGAAGCGCACGAGGTGCCCGTATCCGCTGGTACTGCGGTGAGCGAAGCGGTCGAACCGAGCGCGCCGGCGGAATCGCCGGCCGGCGCTGCAGCGCCGGAAACGGAGGCGGCGGCACTCGTCGCGACGCCGCCGGAACCCGCGTTGTCACCGGCGGAGCCGGTAACCGAAGCGCCGGCTCAAGCCCACAGTACCGAGACCGCGCCGGCGCCGGAACGGCAGAGCGTGCCGGACGCTGCCGCAGCACCGCCGCCACCCCCGAAACCGCAACGTCCGCCGCTCACCCCGGAGCAGCAAGCGGCAAACGACGAGCGGCGCAAGCGCGCGCAGGAAGCGTGGGAACGCGTCGTCGCGGCCCACGCGAACGGCGAGACGCTGACGGGAACCGTAACGGCCGCCGTCAAGGGCGGCCTGCTCGTCGAGGTCTCCGGGATTCGCGGCTTTCTGCCGGCCTCGCAAGTCCGCGTGCCGGCAGGGACGGCGATCGACACGCTGGTCAAATCGAAAGTGCCGCTCAAGGTGATCGACGTCGACAACGGCCGCCGCCGCATCGTCGTCTCGCACCGGCGCGCCGAACAGGACGAACGCCGCGCGAAGCGCGCCGACCTGCTCAAATCGCTGCAGGTCGGGCAAGTGCGCGAAGGGACCGTCGTGCGGCTCGCCGACTTCGGCGCGTTCGTCGATCTGGGCGGGATCGACGGGCTGATCCCGATGCGCGAGCTCGCCTTCGAACGCGTCGAGAAATCATCGGACGTCGTGAAAGTCGGTGAAACGCTCCCCGTCGAGGTGCTGCGCATCGAGGAGAACGGGAAGAAGATCTCGCTCTCGCGCAAGAACGCGCTCCCCGATCCGTGGCGCGATCACGCTGCGCTGCTGCGCACGGGGACGACCGTGCCCGGCAAGGTCGTCGACAAGGAGCGCGGCCTGCAGGTGGAGATCGCGCCGGGTGTGATCGGTTCGGTGCGCGAGAGCGACGTGAACCCCGACGACTACGCGATCGGCGAAGAGGTCGAAGTCTCGATCCGGTTCGTCGACCGCGCGAAGCGGCGGATCGGCCTGACGACCCTGCCCGGAGCGGCGGCGGTGCCCCCGCCGACCTCGAGCGGTTTCGCCCCGCTGGGGATCGAGCTCACCGCGCGGCAGAGCCAGCGCGGGAAACGCCGCTAA